A genomic window from Streptomyces sp. WMMC940 includes:
- the yaaA gene encoding peroxide stress protein YaaA, with amino-acid sequence MLVLLPPSEGKAASGRGAPLKPEGLSLPALAEARTQVLDELVELCLADEEKARDVLGLSEGLRDEVAKNAGLRTAGARPAGEIYTGVLYDALGLATLDAAARRRARKSLLVFSGLWGAVRIDDRIPSYRCSMGVKLPGLGALGAHWRAPMATALPEAAGDGLVLDLRSSAYAAAWRPKGEIAGRTATVRVLHSQTVDGVEKRSVVSHFNKATKGRIVRGLLEAGAAPKDPAGLVGVLRDLGYTVEAEAPGRPGKAWALDVVVTEIH; translated from the coding sequence GTGCTCGTGCTGTTGCCGCCGTCCGAGGGCAAAGCCGCTTCGGGGCGGGGGGCGCCGCTCAAGCCGGAGGGCCTGTCGCTGCCCGCCCTGGCCGAGGCGCGCACGCAGGTGCTCGACGAGCTCGTGGAACTCTGCCTGGCGGACGAGGAGAAGGCCCGCGACGTGCTCGGGCTGAGCGAGGGGCTGCGCGACGAGGTCGCGAAGAACGCCGGGCTGCGCACTGCCGGGGCGCGCCCGGCCGGCGAGATCTACACGGGCGTGCTGTACGACGCGCTCGGACTGGCCACGCTCGACGCCGCCGCGCGTCGGCGGGCCCGGAAGTCGCTGCTGGTGTTCTCCGGGCTCTGGGGTGCGGTCCGCATCGACGACCGGATCCCCTCGTACCGCTGCTCGATGGGCGTGAAGCTGCCCGGGCTCGGGGCGCTGGGCGCGCACTGGCGGGCGCCGATGGCGACCGCGCTCCCCGAGGCCGCCGGGGACGGGCTGGTCCTGGACCTCCGCTCGTCGGCGTACGCGGCGGCGTGGCGGCCGAAGGGCGAGATCGCGGGCCGTACGGCCACGGTGCGGGTGCTGCACTCGCAGACCGTCGACGGCGTCGAGAAGCGCTCCGTGGTCTCCCACTTCAACAAGGCGACCAAGGGCCGCATCGTGCGCGGTCTGCTGGAGGCCGGCGCCGCGCCGAAGGACCCGGCCGGACTGGTCGGGGTGCTGCGCGACCTCGGATACACGGTCGAGGCGGAGGCGCCGGGCCGACCGGGGAAGGCGTGGGCGCTCGACGTGGTGGTGACGGAGATCCACTGA
- a CDS encoding RNB domain-containing ribonuclease: protein MPRRRMHVTCAADDPLLVCLCALRARLGVPVGFPVEVLVEAERTARDPRLPERDATDVPFFTVDPPASADLDQAMHLERRPGGGYRVRYAIADMAAFVPPGGALDTEAHRRTQTLYFPDEKVPLHPPVLSEGAASLLPGGTAPALLWTLDLDADGRTVATDVRRALVRSRAKLDYAGVQRQIDAGAAEEPVALLKEIGLLRERLEVERGGISLNLPEQEIVTRDHSYALEFRAPYPVERWNAQISLLTGMAAAGLMVTSGTGILRTLPTAPDGAVARLRRTARALRVPWPHHVPYAQVVRSLDPSNRRHAAFLQECTALLRGAGYSAFSGGRLPDPSVHAAVADVYTHCTAPLRRLVDRYTGELCLAASEGREPPEWVRESLDVVPREMAEGNRRANTVERQSVDTVEAALLTGRIGDVFDGFVVDVREREPDLGTVQLDDPAVVAPVDGDGAELPLGEALRVRLTLADPGAAQVRFAPA, encoded by the coding sequence ATGCCACGCCGTCGTATGCACGTGACCTGCGCGGCCGACGACCCGCTGCTGGTCTGTCTGTGCGCCCTGCGCGCCCGGCTCGGCGTGCCCGTCGGGTTCCCGGTCGAGGTGCTCGTCGAGGCGGAGCGGACGGCTCGGGACCCGCGGCTGCCGGAACGGGACGCGACGGATGTCCCGTTCTTCACCGTCGACCCGCCGGCGTCCGCCGACCTGGACCAGGCGATGCATCTGGAACGGCGGCCGGGCGGCGGCTACCGGGTGCGGTACGCCATCGCCGACATGGCCGCGTTCGTGCCGCCCGGCGGCGCGCTCGACACCGAGGCGCACCGGCGGACGCAGACGCTCTACTTCCCCGACGAGAAGGTCCCGTTGCACCCCCCGGTGCTCTCCGAGGGCGCGGCCAGTCTGCTGCCGGGCGGGACCGCGCCCGCGCTGCTGTGGACCCTCGACCTGGACGCGGACGGCCGGACCGTCGCCACCGACGTACGGCGGGCCCTGGTCCGCAGCCGGGCCAAGCTGGACTACGCGGGCGTGCAGCGGCAGATCGACGCGGGCGCGGCGGAGGAGCCGGTGGCCCTGCTCAAGGAGATCGGGCTGCTGCGCGAGCGGCTGGAAGTGGAGCGGGGCGGCATCTCTCTCAACCTGCCCGAGCAGGAGATCGTCACCCGGGACCACTCGTACGCACTGGAGTTCCGCGCCCCGTACCCCGTGGAGCGCTGGAACGCCCAGATCTCGCTGCTGACCGGCATGGCCGCGGCCGGGCTGATGGTCACCTCCGGGACCGGCATCCTGCGCACCCTGCCGACCGCGCCGGACGGAGCCGTCGCCCGGCTGCGCAGGACCGCGCGGGCGCTGCGCGTCCCCTGGCCGCACCATGTCCCGTACGCGCAGGTCGTCCGGTCGCTCGACCCGTCGAACCGCCGGCACGCCGCGTTCCTCCAGGAGTGCACGGCGCTGCTGCGCGGCGCCGGCTACAGCGCGTTCAGCGGCGGACGGCTGCCCGATCCCTCGGTGCACGCGGCCGTCGCCGACGTGTACACGCACTGCACCGCCCCGCTGCGCAGGCTCGTCGACCGGTACACGGGCGAGCTGTGCCTGGCCGCGTCCGAGGGCCGGGAGCCCCCGGAGTGGGTACGGGAGTCCCTGGACGTCGTCCCGCGGGAGATGGCGGAGGGGAACCGGCGCGCGAACACCGTCGAGCGCCAGAGCGTCGACACCGTCGAGGCGGCCCTGCTGACGGGCCGGATCGGCGATGTCTTCGACGGGTTCGTGGTGGATGTGCGGGAGCGTGAACCGGATCTCGGCACCGTCCAGTTGGACGATCCGGCGGTCGTCGCCCCGGTCGACGGCGACGGGGCTGAGCTCCCGCTGGGCGAGGCGCTGCGGGTGCGGCTCACGCTGGCCGACCCGGGGGCGGCGCAAGTGCGGTTCGCGCCCGCGTGA
- a CDS encoding MerR family transcriptional regulator gives MRIGEIAALVGVTPRAVRHYHHQGLLPEPTRRANGYRDYSVRDAVLLARIRRLTELGLGLDEVRDVLADDAGRELVEVLEELDDDLARQQELLRERRERLGAVLEQARCGRLPAEGPVSPELAALFGSLTAETAGRPESATAAKDREVLALLDTVVPAGERDRLLGAMRRMTEAPGAVERAYEVYGLLDALEGADTGDPRVEEAARALADCMPDEVAEGLGENGSPAGEGGSTFMDAFFAEFPPAQAEAVRRALRLVAERAR, from the coding sequence ATGCGGATCGGAGAGATCGCCGCACTCGTCGGGGTCACCCCGCGTGCCGTGCGGCACTACCACCATCAGGGCCTGCTGCCCGAGCCCACCCGCCGGGCCAACGGCTACCGGGACTACTCGGTGCGCGACGCCGTGCTGCTCGCCCGCATCCGGCGGCTGACGGAGCTCGGGCTCGGCCTCGACGAGGTCAGGGATGTGCTCGCCGACGACGCGGGACGGGAGCTCGTGGAGGTCCTGGAGGAGCTGGACGACGATCTCGCCCGGCAGCAGGAGCTGCTCCGCGAACGGCGCGAACGGCTGGGTGCGGTGCTGGAGCAGGCGCGCTGCGGGCGGCTGCCCGCCGAGGGGCCGGTGTCGCCGGAGCTGGCGGCGCTGTTCGGCAGTCTCACCGCGGAGACCGCCGGGCGGCCCGAGTCAGCGACGGCAGCGAAGGACCGCGAGGTGCTCGCCCTGCTGGACACGGTCGTCCCGGCCGGGGAGCGCGACCGGCTGCTCGGCGCGATGCGGCGGATGACCGAGGCTCCGGGTGCGGTGGAGCGCGCGTACGAGGTGTACGGGCTGCTCGACGCGCTCGAGGGCGCCGACACCGGCGATCCCCGCGTCGAGGAGGCGGCCCGGGCGCTGGCCGACTGCATGCCCGACGAGGTGGCGGAGGGACTCGGGGAGAACGGCTCACCTGCGGGAGAGGGCGGGAGCACGTTCATGGACGCCTTCTTCGCCGAGTTCCCCCCGGCCCAGGCCGAGGCCGTGCGCCGCGCGCTGCGCCTGGTCGCGGAGCGGGCACGGTGA
- a CDS encoding IS701 family transposase, whose protein sequence is MDERAVEIWNDELEELFLRTGHRFRRVEPRRRMRDYIRGLLGPVGRKNGWQLAEYAGHRTPDRLQRLLNGARWDADEVRDDLQHYVAERLGEPDGILILDDTGFLKKGTTSAGVQRQYSGTAGRTENCQIGVFAAYATTQGRALVDRELYLPKSWTDDRDRCRAAHIPDERTFATKPDLAKAMVLRAIASPLPIAWVTADAAYGQEWRLRRMLEETGLGYVLAVPKSQQVPHFGRIDHLFSQAPDEAWERRSCGDGAKGPRVYHWAALQITAAEDFDGELPTHQRWALARRSISRPQEIAYYLAYAPLGTSVEHLVRVAGTRWAIEEAFQAAKNECGLDQYEVRRYTGWTRHITLAMLAHAFLAVMAADAAAKGAAETVPASRPSPWLKFGGSWQLATHPSHALISPSPGHAH, encoded by the coding sequence ATCGACGAGCGTGCAGTTGAGATCTGGAACGACGAACTCGAGGAACTGTTCCTGCGCACCGGCCATCGCTTCAGGCGCGTCGAGCCGCGTCGCAGGATGCGTGACTACATCCGTGGACTGCTGGGCCCGGTCGGCCGGAAGAACGGCTGGCAGCTGGCCGAATACGCCGGACACCGCACACCCGACCGACTTCAGCGACTCCTCAACGGCGCCCGCTGGGACGCCGATGAGGTCCGCGACGACCTCCAGCACTACGTAGCCGAACGACTCGGCGAGCCCGACGGAATCCTCATCCTCGACGACACCGGCTTCCTCAAGAAGGGCACCACCTCGGCCGGCGTGCAACGCCAGTACTCCGGCACCGCCGGCCGCACCGAGAATTGCCAGATCGGCGTGTTCGCCGCCTACGCCACCACGCAAGGACGCGCCCTGGTGGACCGAGAGCTGTATCTGCCCAAGTCCTGGACCGACGACCGCGACCGCTGCCGCGCCGCACACATCCCGGACGAGCGGACCTTCGCCACCAAACCCGACCTGGCCAAGGCCATGGTCCTGCGGGCGATCGCCTCGCCCCTGCCGATCGCCTGGGTGACCGCGGACGCGGCATACGGCCAGGAATGGCGGCTGCGCCGCATGCTGGAAGAGACCGGCCTGGGGTACGTGCTCGCAGTCCCCAAGTCCCAGCAGGTGCCGCACTTCGGACGCATCGACCACCTCTTCTCCCAAGCTCCCGACGAGGCATGGGAGAGACGTTCGTGCGGTGACGGCGCAAAGGGCCCGCGCGTTTACCACTGGGCCGCCCTGCAGATCACCGCCGCCGAGGACTTCGACGGCGAACTGCCCACCCACCAGCGGTGGGCACTGGCACGCCGCAGCATCAGCAGGCCCCAGGAGATCGCTTACTACCTCGCCTACGCACCGCTCGGCACCAGCGTCGAGCACCTGGTCCGCGTTGCCGGAACACGTTGGGCCATCGAGGAAGCCTTCCAGGCCGCCAAGAACGAGTGCGGGCTTGACCAGTACGAAGTCCGCCGCTACACTGGCTGGACGCGGCACATCACCCTGGCCATGCTGGCGCACGCCTTCCTGGCGGTCATGGCCGCCGACGCTGCAGCAAAAGGGGCAGCAGAAACGGTTCCTGCCTCGCGCCCCTCACCGTGGCTGAAGTTCGGCGGCTCCTGGCAACTGGCCACCCACCCGTCACACGCGCTCATCAGTCCCTCACCAGGTCACGCGCACTGA
- a CDS encoding IS5 family transposase (programmed frameshift) has translation MVRRHELTDAQWQKIEPLLPGNGKPGGQWADHRRVINGVLFRARTGVPWPDLPERYGPWQTVYERHRRWSADGTWQAVLEELQIEADAGDPDGTLARQAERQEWAVNIDSTSCRAHQHAAGAPRKPPADHPQKGAGCVRKQMGEALGRSRGGLTSKVHLLSDDRARPLHWLTSPGQRGDSPMFAPVLEGLRIRRRGTGRPRSRPDRVRGDKAYSSRENRAYLRRRGIKATIAQPDDQRARRKRRGRAGGRPPAFDKAQYRRRNAVERCVNKWKQFRAVATRYDKRDYIFNGTLTITAIVIWLRDTVQEPSETA, from the exons ATGGTGCGGCGACACGAACTCACGGACGCGCAGTGGCAGAAGATTGAGCCCCTCCTGCCCGGCAACGGCAAACCGGGTGGGCAATGGGCCGATCACCGCAGAGTGATCAACGGCGTGCTGTTCCGGGCCCGGACCGGGGTGCCCTGGCCTGACCTGCCCGAACGGTACGGTCCCTGGCAGACCGTCTACGAGCGTCATCGCCGCTGGTCGGCCGACGGCACCTGGCAGGCCGTCCTTGAGGAGTTGCAGATCGAGGCGGATGCCGGCGACCCGGACGGGACGCTCGCCCGCCAGGCGGAGCGTCAGGAGTGGGCCGTGAACATCGACTCCACGTCCTGCCGGGCGCATCAGCACGCGGCCGGGGCGCCCCGCAAGCCCCCGGCCGACCACCCGCAAAAGGGGGCGGGGTGCGTGAGGAAGCAGATGGGC GAGGCGTTGGGGCGCTCACGGGGCGGGCTGACCAGCAAGGTCCATCTGCTCTCCGACGACCGGGCCCGCCCGCTGCACTGGCTGACCTCGCCCGGTCAGCGGGGTGACAGCCCGATGTTCGCCCCGGTGCTGGAGGGCTTACGCATCCGACGCCGCGGCACGGGCCGCCCGCGAAGCCGGCCGGACCGGGTGCGCGGAGACAAGGCGTACTCCAGCCGCGAGAACCGCGCCTACCTGCGACGACGCGGGATCAAGGCCACCATCGCGCAACCCGACGATCAGCGGGCTCGACGCAAGCGCCGAGGACGAGCCGGAGGCCGGCCCCCGGCCTTCGACAAGGCCCAGTACCGCCGTCGCAACGCAGTCGAGCGGTGCGTGAACAAGTGGAAGCAGTTCCGGGCGGTGGCCACCCGGTACGACAAGCGCGACTACATCTTCAACGGCACCCTGACCATCACCGCAATCGTCATCTGGCTCCGCGACACCGTCCAAGAGCCATCAGAAACGGCCTAG
- the dnaE gene encoding DNA polymerase III subunit alpha, producing the protein MQHNLFRLSSDAYAEGWLQKWPRMDKETIAQWSEGLIASTGCPSGELQTRLRLGQFDEALKSASEYQDIFGKDRYFLELMDHGIEIERRVRDGLLEIGKKLGIPPLVTNDSHYTYAHEAGAHDALLCIQTGKNLSDPDRFRFDGTGYYLKFTDEMYAIDSSDAWQEGCANTRLVAEQVSTEGMFVERNLMPKFDIPEGYTEVTWFREDTLRGMHRRFPGGIPEDRMKQVEYEMDTIISMGFPGYFLVVADFIMWAKKQGIAVGPGRGSAAGSIVAYAMGITDLDPIPHGLIFERFLNPERISMPDVDIDFDERRRVEVIRYVTEKYGSDKVAMIGTYGKIKAKNAIKDSARVLGYPYAMGDRLTKAMPADVLGKGIDLDGITNPSHPRYSEAGEIRGDVRERAGREEGHRHRQGCGGPGPADGRARGRRDHVQRADRGPRPIWVRHTDGVTITQWDYPQCESLGLLKMDFLGLGQAVEEVDDDLVEPVGPSPGSGRGGEHGDLAEGRHAEIDCGAMPGNLGVELHPGVGVLG; encoded by the coding sequence CTGCAGCACAACCTCTTCCGGCTGTCCTCCGACGCGTACGCCGAGGGCTGGCTGCAGAAGTGGCCCCGGATGGACAAGGAGACCATCGCCCAGTGGTCCGAGGGCCTGATCGCCTCCACCGGCTGCCCCTCCGGCGAGCTGCAGACCCGGCTGCGCCTCGGCCAGTTCGACGAGGCCCTGAAGTCCGCCTCCGAGTACCAGGACATCTTCGGCAAGGACCGGTACTTCCTGGAGCTGATGGACCACGGCATCGAGATCGAGCGCCGGGTCCGCGACGGGCTCCTGGAGATCGGCAAGAAGCTCGGCATCCCGCCGCTGGTCACCAACGACTCGCACTACACGTACGCGCACGAGGCCGGCGCCCACGACGCCCTGCTCTGCATCCAGACCGGCAAGAACCTCTCCGACCCGGACCGCTTCCGGTTCGACGGCACCGGCTACTACCTGAAGTTCACGGACGAGATGTACGCCATCGACTCCTCGGACGCCTGGCAGGAGGGCTGCGCCAACACGCGGCTGGTCGCCGAGCAGGTCTCCACCGAGGGCATGTTCGTCGAGCGCAACCTGATGCCGAAGTTCGACATCCCCGAGGGCTACACCGAGGTCACCTGGTTCCGTGAGGATACCCTGCGCGGCATGCACCGCCGCTTCCCCGGGGGCATCCCCGAGGACCGGATGAAGCAGGTCGAGTACGAGATGGACACCATCATCTCGATGGGCTTCCCGGGGTACTTCCTCGTGGTCGCGGACTTCATCATGTGGGCCAAGAAGCAGGGCATCGCGGTCGGTCCCGGCCGTGGCTCGGCGGCCGGTTCGATCGTCGCGTACGCCATGGGCATCACCGACCTCGACCCCATCCCGCACGGCCTGATCTTCGAGCGGTTCCTCAACCCCGAGCGCATCTCGATGCCCGATGTCGACATCGACTTCGACGAGCGTCGGCGCGTCGAGGTGATCAGGTACGTGACGGAGAAGTACGGCTCCGACAAGGTCGCCATGATCGGCACCTACGGCAAGATCAAGGCGAAGAACGCGATCAAGGACTCCGCGCGCGTCCTGGGCTACCCGTACGCCATGGGCGACCGGCTCACCAAGGCCATGCCCGCCGACGTCCTCGGCAAGGGCATCGACCTCGACGGCATCACCAACCCCTCGCACCCGCGCTACAGCGAGGCCGGCGAGATCCGGGGGGATGTACGAGAACGAGCCGGACGTGAAGAAGGTCATCGACACCGCCAAGGGTGTGGAGGGCCTGGTCCGGCAGATGGGCGTGCACGCGGCCGGCGTGATCATGTCCAGCGAGCCGATCGTGGACCACGCCCGATCTGGGTGCGGCACACCGACGGCGTGACCATCACGCAGTGGGACTATCCGCAGTGCGAGTCGCTCGGCCTGCTGAAGATGGACTTCCTCGGCCTCGGCCAGGCGGTCGAGGAGGTTGACGATGATCTCGTCGAGCCGGTGGGGCCTTCCCCCGGGAGCGGCCGTGGTGGTGAGCACGGCGATCTGGCTGAAGGACGGCACGCCGAGATCGACTGCGGTGCAATGCCGGGCAACCTCGGCGTCGAACTGCACCCAGGGGTGGGAGTGCTCGGATAA
- a CDS encoding aKG-HExxH-type peptide beta-hydroxylase, giving the protein MSTLSPEALVTLDGIAGHQHLRTSRIASVLGNGIGSSALDHAVAHHLLEGAEHAARARNTDLLAWYRKTTTRDLTHLSTGPHILLSPRPENLLRSEISETAYYLIRPDTSPALPEAQALVRAALASAAEHGFGTLLTQHAPVVCLLNRRRLDETLHSWALTRLPGTVFTDYTAHPEVLARDLIHEAAHNWLNDALAAQDVGLPADVTFFSPWRGTPRPVYGFLHACWAFSLTVLYARQARRGATGAVASFLDAHLRQQEGQFASAIDSLAQALSYVSADALRDRVSRAVGKAVESA; this is encoded by the coding sequence ATGAGCACCCTGTCCCCGGAAGCCCTGGTCACCCTCGATGGCATCGCCGGCCACCAGCACCTCCGGACCAGCCGCATCGCCTCCGTACTCGGCAACGGCATCGGCTCGTCCGCCCTCGACCACGCCGTGGCCCACCACCTGCTCGAAGGCGCCGAGCACGCAGCGCGCGCCCGGAACACGGACCTCCTCGCCTGGTACCGGAAGACGACGACGCGAGACCTGACCCACCTGTCCACCGGCCCGCACATCCTGCTCAGCCCGCGACCCGAGAACCTGCTCCGTTCGGAGATCTCCGAAACCGCGTACTACCTCATCCGTCCCGACACCAGCCCTGCCCTGCCCGAAGCCCAAGCGCTCGTGCGCGCCGCGCTTGCATCCGCCGCCGAGCACGGGTTCGGCACACTGCTCACCCAGCACGCCCCCGTCGTCTGCCTGCTCAACCGCCGCCGACTGGACGAGACCCTCCACAGCTGGGCGCTCACCCGCCTGCCCGGCACCGTCTTCACCGACTACACCGCCCACCCCGAGGTCCTGGCCCGCGACCTGATCCACGAGGCCGCCCACAACTGGCTCAACGACGCCCTGGCCGCGCAAGACGTGGGCCTTCCCGCCGACGTCACCTTCTTCTCCCCCTGGCGGGGAACTCCTCGCCCCGTATACGGCTTCCTTCACGCCTGCTGGGCCTTCTCTCTCACCGTGCTGTACGCACGGCAGGCCCGCCGCGGCGCCACGGGGGCCGTGGCCTCCTTTCTTGACGCCCATCTGCGCCAGCAGGAGGGCCAGTTCGCCTCCGCAATCGATTCGCTGGCCCAGGCACTCTCGTATGTCTCCGCTGACGCGCTCCGCGATCGCGTCAGCCGTGCCGTAGGCAAGGCCGTCGAATCGGCGTAA
- a CDS encoding 2OG-Fe(II) oxygenase — protein MIHIAETLSIRTVEGFIKPDEIERLNLVMDDTLGPLGRDRYGASRHTTIHEIPGHSPAEAQGVYEPAGRIEMTEIPHEATALLDQALELCMAAITRTLPSVTGHRPWIYLEYGSDQYITPHADGIAPDPLTRPRQIAAATVTLTDIQDTGGAFYVETTGSDAVWTADKAPTGSGYAPGMRFAHEGTDMSSPWFRSMPRTRWNVAPSPGTLVVFGSQLVHGTEPVRTGRVRKFLTLFVSE, from the coding sequence GTGATCCACATCGCCGAGACCCTGTCCATCCGCACTGTGGAGGGCTTCATCAAGCCGGACGAGATCGAGCGACTCAACCTCGTCATGGACGACACGCTCGGCCCCCTCGGACGCGACCGCTACGGCGCCAGCCGCCACACCACCATCCACGAGATCCCCGGTCACTCCCCCGCCGAGGCACAGGGCGTCTACGAGCCGGCCGGCCGAATCGAGATGACCGAGATCCCGCACGAGGCGACCGCCCTGCTCGACCAGGCCCTTGAACTGTGCATGGCCGCCATCACGCGCACCCTGCCATCGGTCACCGGCCACCGGCCGTGGATCTACCTCGAGTACGGCTCCGACCAGTACATCACCCCCCATGCCGACGGCATCGCCCCCGATCCCCTCACCCGTCCCCGCCAGATCGCCGCCGCGACGGTCACACTCACGGACATCCAGGACACCGGCGGCGCGTTCTACGTGGAGACCACGGGTAGCGACGCCGTCTGGACCGCGGACAAGGCGCCGACCGGGTCGGGTTACGCCCCGGGGATGCGCTTCGCACACGAGGGGACGGACATGTCCTCCCCCTGGTTCCGCAGCATGCCGCGCACTCGATGGAACGTCGCCCCGTCTCCGGGAACGCTCGTGGTCTTCGGCAGCCAACTCGTCCACGGCACGGAGCCGGTCCGAACCGGCCGTGTGCGCAAGTTCCTCACGCTCTTCGTCTCCGAGTGA
- a CDS encoding radical SAM/SPASM domain-containing protein yields the protein MPVTRTAPTDLESLYAPLSNTGPDTAVSVILKLRGETCDIDCLYCFEKRKESPGGARISAEQVHRLGSIFSGRPLSIELHGGEPLTAGRERIAEILDALAAQPNVIRVSLQTNGLQLDDAWLDLFERHYPELEIGISLDGDALGNSWRVGYDGRPTYPRVVEALELLGRRERRVGVICAVTPYVLGRASEVMEHLASFPAVTTVSLVPCFDAAVTQSTTVAGSRTPTSRALQRRAIGPTGPTWAVTPRQYADFVLEAAHHWVASGLFRRVKLEPVVSVIRRLRGLRTRSCHFSDLKCDHVLTLYPDDRLGSCDELPWPQAGLAALGDVHAETDVAGAQSSSPLLRQARSLVAKCTTCDYRDTCGAGCPAVRLRFAAAGDEDAYCDHRMRLIDGVAALLAQPDLTPGASCSRLRWRPVRPNDMHQVAAFLARWDDPTVPRTPARLQVSASGNINTVGLPGVHEADDLDPHHPQWHEGIEPGVHPVVDALTAGWNAVTYDSCQGHAYADLPRAEPRFLSVGILPRDRAEYARTAARLCRTASRAESSLPEACSLVLGRSELTCRTTGRVYPTLDLHLVPSAGTTPAEYFEDLAQAVRVLTVALAEAATAPPSTPCACGGEQ from the coding sequence ATGCCCGTCACCCGCACCGCCCCCACGGACCTGGAGAGTCTCTACGCCCCGCTGTCGAACACCGGGCCGGACACGGCGGTCTCTGTCATCCTCAAACTCCGGGGAGAGACCTGCGACATCGACTGCCTGTACTGCTTCGAGAAGCGCAAGGAGTCACCGGGCGGCGCCCGGATCAGCGCGGAACAGGTCCACCGCCTCGGTTCAATCTTCTCCGGGCGTCCGCTCAGCATCGAACTCCACGGCGGGGAGCCCCTGACCGCCGGCCGGGAACGGATCGCGGAGATCCTTGACGCGCTCGCCGCACAGCCGAACGTCATCCGCGTGAGCCTCCAGACCAACGGGCTCCAGCTCGACGACGCCTGGCTAGACCTGTTCGAGCGGCACTACCCGGAGCTGGAGATCGGCATCTCCCTCGACGGGGACGCACTCGGGAACTCGTGGCGCGTCGGCTACGACGGCCGCCCCACGTACCCGCGAGTGGTCGAAGCCCTGGAACTCCTCGGGCGTCGGGAACGCCGCGTCGGCGTCATCTGCGCCGTCACCCCGTACGTCCTCGGCCGGGCCTCCGAGGTCATGGAGCACCTCGCCTCCTTTCCCGCCGTGACGACGGTCAGCCTGGTGCCGTGCTTCGACGCGGCGGTCACCCAGTCGACCACGGTGGCCGGATCCCGTACGCCGACCAGCCGGGCACTCCAGCGACGGGCCATCGGCCCCACCGGCCCGACCTGGGCCGTCACGCCGCGTCAGTACGCCGACTTCGTGCTGGAGGCCGCCCACCACTGGGTCGCCAGCGGCCTGTTCCGCCGCGTCAAGCTGGAGCCCGTCGTCTCCGTCATCCGCCGTCTGAGGGGTCTGCGGACCCGCTCCTGTCACTTCTCCGACTTGAAGTGCGACCACGTCCTCACCCTCTATCCCGATGACCGCCTGGGAAGCTGCGACGAACTGCCCTGGCCGCAGGCTGGCCTGGCCGCGCTCGGCGACGTACACGCTGAGACGGACGTGGCCGGCGCCCAGAGCAGCTCTCCCCTGCTTCGGCAGGCACGCTCCCTGGTCGCGAAGTGCACGACCTGCGACTACCGCGACACCTGCGGCGCGGGCTGCCCGGCGGTCCGCCTCCGCTTCGCCGCCGCAGGCGACGAAGACGCCTACTGCGACCACCGCATGCGCCTGATCGACGGCGTCGCCGCCCTGCTCGCCCAGCCGGACCTCACGCCCGGTGCCTCCTGTTCCCGGCTGCGCTGGCGTCCCGTCCGGCCCAACGACATGCACCAGGTCGCCGCCTTCCTGGCCCGCTGGGACGACCCCACCGTGCCCCGCACGCCCGCGCGTCTCCAGGTCAGCGCCAGCGGGAACATCAACACGGTCGGTCTCCCCGGCGTCCACGAGGCAGACGATCTCGACCCCCACCACCCCCAGTGGCACGAGGGCATCGAGCCCGGCGTCCACCCGGTCGTCGACGCGCTCACCGCGGGCTGGAACGCCGTCACCTACGACAGCTGCCAGGGCCACGCCTACGCCGACCTCCCCCGAGCCGAGCCCCGCTTCCTCTCGGTCGGCATCCTGCCGCGCGACCGCGCCGAGTACGCGCGCACAGCGGCGCGCCTGTGCCGTACCGCCAGCCGAGCCGAGTCCTCCCTGCCCGAGGCGTGTTCGCTGGTCCTCGGTCGCAGCGAGCTCACGTGCCGCACCACCGGCCGGGTGTATCCGACGCTCGACCTCCACCTCGTACCCTCGGCCGGCACCACGCCTGCCGAGTACTTCGAGGACCTAGCCCAGGCGGTGCGTGTACTCACGGTGGCCCTGGCCGAAGCCGCCACTGCCCCGCCGTCCACCCCCTGCGCGTGCGGAGGCGAGCAGTGA